From a single Larimichthys crocea isolate SSNF chromosome XIII, L_crocea_2.0, whole genome shotgun sequence genomic region:
- the polr3c gene encoding DNA-directed RNA polymerase III subunit RPC3, with translation MTAQELRLCGLLLREHFGEVVAKVGTHLLRSGAQNLRTIIHETGISLDLVKKSLCVLVQHGACVFSSGCKGPGSPTEYRTSCDRILRILRYPRYIYTAKTLYGDTGELIIEELLQRGDMTMSSTVKTVADRLTQNMEEGRSMEYNEVSSTFSNLVETHFLQRCPPMGGKNDSATPAAPATPTPGASAAPVSTDLPTPESFPDCYKVPHVTLIGRGKRQLSSEDGEDQRNAKKAKMDTETHGDEGIYWQVNFERFHLHFRDQAIISAVANKLDQTSSEIVRTMLRMSEVTTSPTATCTKPLSANEIFRSLPSSYNIPRPILDQYLTLLVDDPMEFVGKAGESGGGMYVVNLHRALANLARATLESVVQERFGSRSARIFRLLLRKRHLEQKQVEDFAMVPAKEAKDMLYTLLSENLVQLQEIPKTPDYAPSRTFYLYTVNQLPTARMLLQNCYKTVANLIERRLFETKESKRLLEKSQRIEAILASLQASGAEPEQLTEVEEMITAPEKQQLEALRLHINKLDSAENQVDETIFLLESYVKSTTTG, from the exons TTTGGAGAAGTGGTGGCAAAAGTGGGAACACACCTGCTCAGAAGTGGAGCACAGAATTTAAGAACCATTATTCATGAGACAGGCATCTCATTGGACCTG GTTAAGAAGTCCCTGTGTGTGCTCGTCCAGCATGGGGCCTGTGTGTTCAGCTCAGGTTGTAAAGGACCCGGGAGCCCCACAGAGTATCGGACCAGCTGTGATCGGATTCTGAGGATCCTGCGATACCCACGCTACATCTACACCGCCAAAACCCTGTACGGTGACACCGGAGAGCTAATCATAGAGGAGTTACTACAGAGAGGTGACATGACCATGAGCAGCACGGTTAAAACAGTCGCCGACCGCCTCACGCAGAACATGGAGG AGGGCCGCAGCATGGAATACAATGAAGTCTCCTCTACCTTCTCCAATTTGGTGGAGACCCATTTTCTTCAGCGCTGCCCTccaatggggggaaaaaatgacagTGCTactccagctgctccagcaaCCCCCACCCCTGGTGCCAGTGCTGCTCCTGTTAGCACCGACCTGCCCACACCAGAGAGCTTCCCTGACTGTTATAAGGTGCCTCATGTGACACTCATAGGGCGAGGCAAACGACAGCTCTCcagtgaggatggagaggacCAAAGGAACGCAAAGAAGGCTAAAATGGATACAGAG ACACATGGCGATGAGGGGATTTACTGGCAGGTGAATTTTGAGAGGTTCCATCTTCACTTCAGAGACCAGGCTATCATCAGTGCTGTAGCCAACAAACTGGACCAG ACTAGCAGTGAGATAGTGAGGACGATGCTGAGGATGAGTGAGGTGACGACGTCGCCCACAGCCACCTGCACAAAGCCCCTCTCAGCCAATGAGATCTTCAGATCGCTCCCAAGTAGTTACAACATCCCCAGACCCATCTTAGACCAGTACCTCACGCTACTGGTTGATGACCCG ATGGAGTTTGTGGGGAAGGCTGGTGAAAGTGGAGGAGGGATGTATGTCGTCA ATCTGCACAGAGCGCTGGCCAATCTGGCTCGGGCCACACTCGAGTCTGTAGTACAGGAGAG ATTTGGATCCCGATCAGCACGCATCTTCCGTCTTTTGCTGAGGAAACGTCACCTGGAGCAGAAGCAGGTGGAGGATTTTGCCATGGTTCCTGCAAAAGAGGCTAAAGACATGCTCTACACGCTGCTTTCAGAGAACCTGGTCCAGCTACAG gaaATCCCAAAGACTCCAGACTACGCTCCCTCTCGTACCTTCTATCTTTACACCGTCAACCAACTCCCAACTGCTAGGATGCTGCTTCAGAACTGCTACAAG ACTGTAGCCAACCTCATAGAGCGGCGCCTGTTTGAGACCAAGGAGAGCAA GCGTCTACTGGAGAAATCCCAGCGAATCGAGGCCATTCTGGCATCTCTGCAGGCCAGCGGGGCCGAGCCTGAGCAGCTGACAGAGGTCGAGGAGATGATCACTGCTCCTGAAAAGCAACAGCTGGAGGCCTTACGACTTCATATCAACAA GTTAGATTCAGCAGAGAACCAGGTAGATGAAACCATCTTCCTACTAGAATCATACGTCAAATCCACCACCACAGGCTGA